A portion of the Nitratidesulfovibrio termitidis HI1 genome contains these proteins:
- a CDS encoding Ig-like domain repeat protein, whose protein sequence is SFYTYTAMVVDRAGNTSAESNSIRFKVDTSTITQTTTIDDVTDNQTPVTGSVPNDGSTNDTSPLLSGTISAPLNAGETLQVLRDGALVGTATVTGTTWTFEDTGLADGDYTYQVRIINAATVTGGQSNQYTIHVDTAVPAQTVDITGYADDEAPKEGTFAFSVPTNDTTPQLQGTLSATLAADEVVVIYRDGVRLGTASVVGGTNWTYQDSGLADGTSYSYTARVEDLAGNRGPSSAAATLRVDTTAPATPAAPLDYNDDVAPVVDANSTAPVTNDARPGVNVGSGYTDTVSLYVDGVKVAATYDAVTGTLTPTADIADGPHGFTYTLTDAAGNESTQSGALDITIDTQAPTQAVTIGAINDDADPVQGAVANNGWTNDTSPTLSGTLSAPPNTGEIVQVLRDGVLVGTATVTGTTWTYADTGLADGASYTYTARVVDAAGNTGAISTGYTINVDATAPAQTVTITTVWDDVDPTQGAVVSGAETNDSTPEIRGSLSAALAGNEVVAVYRDGVKVGEATVTGTSWTYGDSGLANDTTYEYTARVEDTAGNTGNFTPGYSITVRTVSPSTSVTIDAVTDDLDPVQGTVANNGYTNDTTPTLSGTLSAALTGSEQVHIFRGGTDIGTATVTGTTWTYTDTLSVDGNYTYSAVVIDGANNQGTASNNYSIRLDATPPTQTVTITQALDDATPTTGAIAANGVTNDDTPEIQGTISAVLSSTEEVHVFRDGADVGTATVSGTNWTYTDSVASGSFYTYTAMVVDRAGNTSAESNSIRFKVDTSTITQTTTIDDVTDNQAPVTGSVANDGSTNDTSPLLSGTISALLNAGETLQVLRDGALVGTATVTGTTWTFEDTGLADGDYTYQVRIINAATVTGGQSNQYTIHVDTAVPAQTVAITGYVDNEAPKEGTFAFSVPTNDTTPQLQGTLSATLAADEVVAIYRDNVRLGTATVVGGTAWTYQDSGLADSNSYSYYARVEDLAGNRGANSTTVTLQVDATAPATPAAPLDYNDDVAPVVDANSTAPVTNDARPGINVGTGHTDTVSLYVDGVKVAATYDAVTGTLTPTADIADGPHGFTYTLTDAAGNESTQSGALDITIDTQAPTQAVTIGAINDDVDPVQGTVANNGYTNDTSPTLSGTLSAPLNTGETVQVLRGGVLVGTATVTGTTWTYADTGLADGASYTYTARVVDAAGNTGAISTGYTINVDATAPAQTVTITTVWDDVDPTQGAVANGAETNDSTPEIRGSLSAALAGNEVVAVYRDGVKVGEATVTGTSWTYGDSGLTNDTTYAYTARVEDRSGNTGGFSGPYSITVKTSGSSTTVTIDAITDDLDPVQGTVANNGYTNDTTPTLSGTLSAALVGTEAVHIFRGGTDIGTATVTGTTWTYTDTLSVDGNYTYSAVVIDGANNQGTVSNSWSIRLDTTPPTQTVTITQAWDDLAPVTGAIPANGVTNDDTPEIRGTISATLSATEEVHVFRDGVDVGVATVSGTDWTFTDSIAVSDYYTYTARVVDRAGNASDVSNSIRFGVNLVAVDGIPTIDDVTDNQAPGLGSVANDGSTNDTTPLLSGSLFLPLNAGETLQVLRDGVVVGTATVTGMTWTFEDTGLADGDYTYQARLINEAGVMGSMSNQYTIHVDTEVPAQTVAITGYADDAAPKEGTFAFSVPTNDTSPQLQGTLSATLAAGEVVAIYRDGTRLGTASVVGGTDWTFQDSGLADGTSYSYTARVEDAAGNRGASSTAVTLRVDTTAPATPIAPLDYNDDVAPVVDANSTAPVTNDARPGVNVGSGYTDTVSLYVDGVKVAATYDAVTGTLTPNADIADGPHGFTYTLTDTAGNESGQSGALDITIDTQAPTQAVTIGAINDDVDPVQGTVAHNGYTNDTSPTLSGTLSAPLNTGETVQVLRGGVLVGTATVTGTTWTYADTGLADGASYTYTARVVDAAGNTGAISTGYTINVDATAPAQTVTITTVWDDVDPTQGAVANGAETNDSTPEIRGSLSAAL, encoded by the coding sequence CAGCTTCTACACCTACACGGCCATGGTGGTGGACCGCGCGGGCAACACCAGCGCGGAATCGAACTCCATCCGCTTCAAGGTGGATACCTCCACCATCACCCAGACCACGACCATCGACGACGTGACGGACAACCAGACGCCGGTGACGGGTTCCGTGCCCAACGACGGATCCACCAACGACACCTCGCCCTTGCTCAGTGGCACGATTTCCGCGCCGCTGAACGCCGGGGAAACCTTGCAGGTGCTGCGTGACGGCGCTCTGGTGGGCACCGCCACGGTGACGGGCACGACCTGGACGTTCGAGGACACCGGCCTTGCCGACGGCGACTACACCTACCAGGTGCGGATCATCAACGCGGCCACGGTGACCGGCGGCCAAAGCAACCAGTACACCATCCACGTGGACACGGCGGTCCCGGCGCAGACGGTGGACATCACCGGGTACGCGGACGACGAGGCGCCGAAGGAAGGCACCTTCGCGTTCAGCGTGCCGACCAACGACACCACCCCGCAACTGCAAGGCACCCTTTCCGCCACGCTTGCGGCGGACGAGGTGGTGGTCATCTACCGCGACGGCGTGCGCCTTGGCACGGCGTCGGTGGTGGGCGGCACGAACTGGACGTACCAGGATTCCGGCCTGGCCGACGGCACCAGCTACAGCTACACGGCGCGAGTGGAAGACCTTGCGGGCAACCGGGGCCCGAGTTCCGCAGCGGCGACCTTGCGCGTGGACACTACGGCTCCGGCAACGCCCGCCGCGCCGCTGGACTACAATGACGACGTGGCCCCGGTGGTCGACGCCAACAGTACCGCGCCGGTGACCAACGACGCGCGGCCCGGCGTCAACGTGGGTAGCGGGTACACGGATACGGTGTCGCTGTACGTGGACGGGGTGAAGGTCGCCGCGACCTACGATGCTGTGACGGGCACCCTGACGCCCACCGCGGACATCGCGGACGGGCCGCACGGCTTCACCTACACGCTGACCGACGCGGCGGGCAACGAAAGCACGCAGAGCGGCGCGCTGGACATCACCATAGACACCCAGGCGCCCACGCAGGCGGTGACCATCGGCGCGATCAACGACGACGCGGATCCGGTGCAGGGCGCGGTGGCGAACAACGGCTGGACCAACGACACCTCGCCCACGCTTTCCGGCACCCTTTCCGCGCCGCCGAACACCGGCGAGATCGTGCAGGTGCTGCGCGACGGCGTGCTGGTGGGCACCGCCACGGTGACGGGCACGACCTGGACGTACGCGGATACGGGCCTTGCGGACGGCGCCAGCTACACCTACACGGCGCGCGTGGTTGACGCGGCCGGCAACACGGGCGCGATATCCACGGGCTACACGATCAACGTTGACGCCACGGCGCCCGCGCAGACGGTGACCATCACCACGGTGTGGGACGATGTGGATCCGACGCAGGGCGCGGTGGTCAGCGGCGCCGAGACCAACGACTCCACGCCGGAAATCCGCGGCTCGCTTTCGGCGGCGCTTGCGGGCAACGAAGTGGTGGCGGTGTACCGCGACGGCGTGAAGGTGGGCGAGGCCACGGTGACCGGCACCAGCTGGACCTACGGGGACAGCGGCCTGGCCAACGACACGACCTATGAATACACGGCGCGCGTGGAGGACACGGCGGGCAATACCGGCAACTTCACTCCGGGCTACTCGATCACGGTGCGGACCGTCAGCCCGTCAACCAGCGTCACCATCGACGCGGTCACGGACGACCTGGATCCTGTGCAGGGCACGGTGGCGAACAACGGGTACACCAACGACACCACGCCCACGCTTTCCGGCACCCTGTCGGCGGCGCTGACGGGATCGGAGCAGGTGCACATCTTCCGGGGCGGCACGGACATCGGCACCGCCACGGTGACGGGCACGACCTGGACCTACACGGACACCCTGTCGGTCGACGGCAACTACACCTACTCCGCAGTGGTCATCGACGGCGCGAACAACCAGGGCACGGCCTCGAACAACTACTCGATCCGACTGGACGCCACCCCGCCCACGCAGACGGTGACCATCACCCAGGCCCTGGACGATGCGACTCCCACGACGGGTGCGATTGCGGCCAACGGGGTGACCAACGACGACACGCCGGAAATCCAGGGCACCATCTCCGCCGTCCTGTCCTCCACGGAGGAAGTGCACGTGTTCCGCGACGGCGCGGACGTGGGCACGGCCACGGTGAGCGGCACAAACTGGACGTACACGGACAGCGTGGCGAGCGGCAGCTTCTACACCTACACGGCCATGGTGGTGGACCGCGCGGGCAACACCAGCGCGGAATCGAACTCCATCCGCTTCAAGGTGGATACCTCCACCATCACCCAGACCACGACCATCGACGACGTGACGGACAACCAGGCGCCGGTGACGGGTTCCGTGGCCAACGACGGATCCACCAACGACACCTCGCCCTTGCTCAGCGGCACGATTTCCGCGCTGCTGAACGCCGGGGAAACCTTGCAGGTGCTGCGTGACGGCGCTCTGGTGGGCACCGCCACGGTGACGGGCACGACCTGGACGTTCGAGGACACCGGCCTTGCCGACGGCGACTACACCTACCAGGTGCGGATCATCAACGCGGCCACGGTGACCGGCGGCCAAAGCAACCAGTACACCATCCACGTGGACACGGCGGTCCCGGCGCAGACGGTGGCCATCACCGGGTACGTGGACAACGAGGCGCCGAAGGAAGGCACCTTCGCGTTCAGCGTGCCGACCAACGACACCACCCCGCAACTGCAAGGCACCCTTTCCGCCACGCTTGCGGCGGACGAGGTGGTGGCCATCTACCGCGACAACGTGCGCCTCGGCACGGCGACGGTGGTGGGCGGCACGGCCTGGACGTACCAGGATTCCGGCCTGGCCGACAGCAACAGCTACAGCTACTATGCCCGTGTGGAAGACCTTGCGGGCAACCGCGGGGCCAATTCCACGACGGTGACGTTGCAGGTTGACGCCACGGCCCCGGCAACGCCCGCCGCGCCGCTGGATTACAATGACGACGTGGCCCCGGTGGTCGACGCCAACAGCACCGCGCCGGTGACCAACGACGCGCGGCCCGGCATCAACGTGGGGACGGGCCACACGGACACGGTGTCGCTGTACGTGGACGGGGTGAAGGTCGCCGCGACCTACGATGCTGTGACGGGCACCCTGACGCCCACCGCGGACATCGCGGACGGGCCGCACGGCTTCACCTACACGCTGACCGACGCGGCGGGCAACGAAAGCACGCAGAGCGGCGCGCTGGACATCACCATAGACACCCAGGCGCCCACGCAGGCGGTGACCATCGGCGCGATCAACGACGACGTGGACCCGGTGCAGGGCACGGTGGCGAACAACGGATACACCAACGACACCTCGCCCACGCTGAGCGGCACGCTTTCCGCGCCGCTGAACACCGGCGAGACCGTGCAGGTATTGCGCGGCGGCGTGCTGGTGGGCACCGCCACGGTGACGGGCACGACCTGGACGTACGCGGATACGGGCCTTGCGGACGGCGCCAGCTACACCTACACGGCGCGCGTGGTCGACGCGGCCGGCAACACGGGCGCGATATCCACGGGCTACACGATCAACGTGGACGCCACGGCGCCCGCGCAGACGGTGACCATCACCACGGTGTGGGACGATGTGGATCCGACGCAGGGCGCGGTGGCCAACGGCGCCGAGACCAACGACTCCACGCCGGAAATCCGCGGCTCGCTTTCGGCGGCGCTTGCGGGCAACGAAGTGGTGGCGGTGTACCGCGACGGCGTGAAGGTGGGCGAGGCCACGGTGACCGGCACCAGCTGGACCTACGGGGACAGCGGCCTGACCAACGACACGACCTATGCGTACACGGCGCGCGTTGAGGACAGGTCGGGCAACACCGGCGGGTTCTCCGGGCCGTACTCGATCACGGTGAAGACCTCCGGCTCGTCCACCACGGTGACCATCGACGCGATCACGGACGACCTGGATCCTGTGCAGGGCACGGTGGCGAACAACGGGTACACCAACGACACCACGCCCACGCTTTCCGGCACCCTGTCGGCGGCGCTGGTCGGGACCGAGGCCGTGCACATCTTCCGGGGCGGCACGGACATCGGCACCGCCACGGTGACGGGCACGACCTGGACGTACACGGACACCCTGTCGGTCGACGGCAACTACACCTACTCTGCGGTGGTCATCGACGGCGCGAACAACCAGGGCACGGTCTCGAACAGTTGGTCGATCCGCCTGGACACCACCCCGCCCACGCAGACGGTGACCATCACCCAGGCGTGGGACGACCTCGCGCCAGTGACGGGTGCGATCCCGGCCAACGGCGTGACCAACGACGACACGCCGGAAATCCGGGGCACCATCTCCGCCACCCTGTCCGCCACGGAAGAGGTGCACGTGTTCCGCGATGGCGTGGACGTGGGCGTGGCCACGGTGAGCGGCACGGACTGGACCTTCACGGATAGCATCGCTGTGAGCGACTACTACACGTACACGGCCCGGGTGGTAGACCGCGCGGGCAACGCCAGCGATGTGTCGAACAGCATCCGCTTTGGGGTGAACCTCGTAGCCGTGGACGGGATTCCGACGATTGACGACGTGACGGACAACCAGGCCCCGGGGCTGGGTTCCGTGGCCAACGACGGGTCCACCAACGACACCACGCCCTTGCTCAGCGGCTCGCTTTTCCTGCCGCTGAACGCTGGGGAGACCTTGCAGGTGCTGCGCGATGGCGTGGTGGTGGGCACGGCCACGGTAACGGGCATGACCTGGACGTTCGAGGACACCGGCCTTGCCGACGGCGACTACACCTACCAGGCGCGGCTCATCAATGAGGCCGGGGTGATGGGTTCCATGAGCAACCAGTACACCATCCACGTGGACACGGAGGTGCCCGCGCAGACGGTGGCCATCACCGGGTACGCGGACGACGCGGCGCCGAAGGAAGGCACCTTCGCGTTCAGCGTGCCGACCAACGACACCAGCCCGCAGTTGCAAGGCACCCTTTCCGCCACGCTCGCCGCGGGCGAGGTGGTGGCCATCTACCGCGACGGCACGCGCCTTGGCACGGCGTCGGTGGTGGGCGGCACGGACTGGACCTTCCAGGATTCCGGCCTGGCGGACGGCACCAGCTACAGCTACACGGCGCGGGTGGAAGACGCGGCGGGCAACCGGGGCGCGAGCTCCACGGCGGTGACCCTGCGCGTGGACACCACGGCCCCGGCAACGCCCATCGCGCCGCTGGACTACAATGACGACGTGGCCCCGGTGGTCGACGCCAACAGCACCGCGCCGGTGACCAACGACGCGCGGCCCGGCGTCAACGTGGGTAGCGGGTACACGGACACGGTGTCGCTGTACGTGGACGGGGTGAAGGTCGCCGCGACCTACGACGCGGTGACGGGCACGCTGACGCCCAACGCGGACATCGCGGACGGCCCGCACGGCTTCACCTACACGCTGACGGATACCGCCGGTAACGAAAGCGGCCAGAGCGGCGCGCTGGACATCACCATAGACACCCAGGCGCCCACGCAGGCGGTGACCATCGGCGCGATCAACGACGACGTGGACCCGGTGCAGGGCACGGTGGCGCACAACGGGTACACCAACGACACCTCGCCCACGCTGAGCGGCACGCTTTCCGCGCCGCTGAACACCGGCGAGACCGTGCAGGTGTTGCGCGGCGGCGTGCTGGTGGGCACCGCCACGGTGACGGGCACGACCTGGACGTACGCGGATACGGGCCTTGCGGACGGCGCCAGCTACACCTACACGGCGCGCGTGGTCGACGCGGCTGGCAACACGGGCGCGATATCCACGGGCTACACGATCAACGTTGACGCCACGGCGCCCGCGCAGACGGTGACCATCACCACGGTGTGGGACGATGTGGATCCGACGCAGGGCGCGGTGGCCAACGGCGCCGAGACCAACGACTCCACGCCGGAAATCCGCGGCTCGCTTTCGGCGGCGCT